From Candidatus Omnitrophota bacterium:
CCGAAATTTCAAAGACGACGTGTTTGGACGCAAAATGCAAAATCATTTTTTATTGATACTATTCTAAGAGGAAAACCGATTCCAAAGTTATTTATAAGACAGAATATTGACCCCAAAACTCAGAAATCAATCAGAGAAGTAGTCGATGGACAGCAAAGATTAGGAACTATTCTGGACTATCTTAAGGATGGATTTTCCGTATCCAGGGTGCATAACAAGGTATGTGGCGGGCTAGTCTTTAGTCAACTGCCTTTAAATATGCAAACAGAAATTCTTAAATATGAAATATCAGCCGATCTTTTAATAAATCTTCCTGATTCAGAAGTTCTGGAAATATTTGCCCGGTTAAATACTTATACGGCAGTATTAAGACCTCAAGAAAAGCTAAATGCCAAATATTTTGGTAATTTTAAGCAGTTAACTTATGAATTAGGTTTTAAGTTTGTAAATTTTTATACAGAAAATCAAATACTCACATTTGCGCAAGTATCTCGCATGGAAGAAGCTCAACTGACATCCGAATTATTGATAGCAATACTAGAAGGCATTCAATCAAGAAAAGTTATCGAGAATTACTACAAAAAATATGACAATAAAGTTCCTAACAAAGATCTAATAATGTCACGTTTCAGTCAGACAGTCGATCTAATAGGTGCCATATATAAAAATTCCCTAGCTAACTCAAACTTTGCTAGAGTGCAGATGTATTATTCCTTATTTTTGGCGCTCTATGATATTTTTTATAAAATACCCAAATCAAAATATCGAAAACTTAAGTATGAGGATTCAAAATTGCCGAAAATAAAAAGCGTCTTAGATGAAATAGATGCATTATGGGGATTAGAACAAATACCCCCTGAGGCGAATAAGTTTTTTGAGGCCACAAGAAGAGGTACTACAGATATTAAAGCAAGAACAATTAGGCATAATTATATTATGGACAAGCTAGTAGCTAGAGTTTAGAACATGCCATCGAAAAAACTCAAACCAATCTTAGATCATTTTCACAGAGAAATCGACTATTCTTTAAAATTGGTAAGGCTGGTTGATGAGGTAAAAGATGCTTATCAGCCTAAAAGAGGACCTAAGCTTTCATCCAAAGAAGTTCAGTTAATAGCCGAGTTTTCTTTTTTAAATATATTTATAGCCTATGAAATATTTATGGAGCAGGCTTTTATAAGATACATGATGGGCGGAGAAACATCTCGAGGCTATAAACCAAAACGGTATGTTTCGCCAAAGGATGAAGAACATGCAAGAAAAATTACTTTACAGGATTTTACAAGTTATACTGATTGGTCTACTCCAGATAAGATAAAAAGGCGCGCAGAATATTGTTTTAAAAATGGTGAACCGTTTAAAACAAATATCGATTTGTATATTCAAATGCTGCAGGATATAAAAACAATTAGAAATCATATCACTCATAGCTCAATTGATGCCAAAGAGA
This genomic window contains:
- a CDS encoding DUF262 domain-containing protein; the protein is MKNFDSRTYNIEDFREWHERGQLVLNPKFQRRRVWTQNAKSFFIDTILRGKPIPKLFIRQNIDPKTQKSIREVVDGQQRLGTILDYLKDGFSVSRVHNKVCGGLVFSQLPLNMQTEILKYEISADLLINLPDSEVLEIFARLNTYTAVLRPQEKLNAKYFGNFKQLTYELGFKFVNFYTENQILTFAQVSRMEEAQLTSELLIAILEGIQSRKVIENYYKKYDNKVPNKDLIMSRFSQTVDLIGAIYKNSLANSNFARVQMYYSLFLALYDIFYKIPKSKYRKLKYEDSKLPKIKSVLDEIDALWGLEQIPPEANKFFEATRRGTTDIKARTIRHNYIMDKLVARV